One segment of Micromonospora sp. M71_S20 DNA contains the following:
- a CDS encoding ABC transporter ATP-binding protein: MDETKLLVGRGLTKRYGGVTALADVSFELRAGEILGLVGPNGAGKTTLVDLISGAQAATAGELLLRGQRLTGPASRRARAGLGRTFQYPQLALHLSVRDNLLLGRHAQRHNTPWRMIAGAFTGVLRPERAADREGVRQLAHELGIEGLDREAGDLTLGEQRLVEVGRALGQNPVVLLLDEPFAGSDAQGVAGIADVIRTVQRRGHAVILVDHNVDLVARLVDRVLLLDRGRVAFDGDPAECLASPQMQEVYFGSTDADEDEDADAATAAVADDASAGADATAPSDGSVPRQGRVEDVRS; the protein is encoded by the coding sequence GTGGATGAGACGAAGCTTCTGGTCGGTCGTGGCCTGACCAAGCGGTACGGCGGGGTGACCGCGTTGGCGGACGTCTCGTTCGAGCTGCGGGCGGGGGAGATCCTCGGGTTGGTCGGCCCGAACGGCGCCGGCAAGACGACGCTGGTGGACCTGATCTCCGGTGCGCAGGCGGCCACCGCCGGTGAGTTGCTGCTGCGTGGGCAGCGGCTCACCGGGCCGGCCTCCCGCCGGGCGCGCGCCGGGCTCGGCCGCACCTTCCAGTACCCGCAGCTCGCGCTGCACCTCAGCGTCCGGGACAACCTGCTGCTCGGTCGGCACGCGCAACGGCACAACACGCCGTGGCGGATGATCGCGGGTGCGTTCACCGGCGTGCTGCGGCCGGAGCGGGCGGCCGACCGCGAGGGCGTCCGCCAGTTGGCGCACGAGCTGGGCATCGAGGGTCTCGACCGCGAGGCGGGCGACCTGACCCTCGGCGAGCAACGACTCGTCGAGGTCGGCCGGGCGCTGGGCCAGAACCCGGTGGTGCTGCTGCTCGACGAGCCCTTCGCCGGCTCCGACGCGCAGGGGGTGGCCGGTATCGCCGACGTGATCCGGACGGTCCAGCGGCGGGGGCACGCGGTGATCCTGGTCGATCACAACGTGGACCTGGTCGCCCGACTGGTCGACCGGGTGCTGCTGCTCGACCGGGGCAGGGTGGCCTTCGACGGCGATCCCGCGGAGTGCCTGGCGAGCCCGCAGATGCAGGAGGTCTACTTCGGCTCGACCGACGCCGACGAGGACGAGGATGCCGACGCGGCGACCGCTGCGGTGGCCGACGACGCGTCCGCCGGAGCCGACGCCACGGCGCCGTCCGACGGCAGCGTGCCACGCCAGGGGAGGGTGGAGGATGTCCGCTCATGA
- a CDS encoding branched-chain amino acid ABC transporter permease, whose amino-acid sequence MTDVSAPHAAAARPRWDIRQVPGIGGLGLGIAAAVLILTWVGSDGYRQTLVTASVTYALIALGMYVPYLMAGSLSMAYSAYAGIGGYAVGLISTRTDLPLLLAWIAGPIVAAVIAVLLGLATRRLSGFFLAAVTLLFGMAFTAFLIDGERLTGGSGGVGNLRPLRLFGWMPSHYQVVVGSVIVVCVVAFLLDRLRLSPWGVIVRTMRDAPRAVEAAGVRVPMMNLVALALGAAIAAVGGGLFAYSAGSITPDTFTLNIVFLAIFMPLIGGSGTPWGAVAGAVLAVELTLNFPAIQASGTLLLALGVLVIMLVAPKGVIGYADKLRRRAMTLPRRRRTGG is encoded by the coding sequence ATGACCGACGTGAGCGCCCCCCACGCCGCAGCCGCGCGCCCGCGGTGGGACATCCGGCAGGTGCCGGGCATCGGTGGCCTGGGCCTCGGGATTGCCGCCGCCGTGCTGATCCTGACCTGGGTCGGCTCCGACGGTTACCGGCAGACGCTGGTCACCGCCAGCGTCACCTACGCGCTGATCGCCCTCGGGATGTACGTGCCGTACCTGATGGCGGGCTCGCTGTCGATGGCGTACAGCGCCTACGCGGGCATCGGCGGGTACGCGGTCGGGCTGATCTCGACCCGCACCGACCTGCCGCTGCTGCTCGCCTGGATCGCCGGCCCGATCGTGGCGGCGGTCATCGCCGTCCTGCTGGGCCTGGCCACCCGGCGGCTGTCCGGGTTCTTCCTGGCCGCGGTGACCCTGCTCTTCGGGATGGCCTTCACCGCGTTCCTCATCGACGGCGAGCGGCTCACCGGCGGCTCCGGCGGCGTGGGCAACCTGCGCCCGCTGCGCCTGTTCGGCTGGATGCCGAGCCACTACCAGGTGGTGGTCGGCTCGGTGATCGTGGTCTGTGTGGTCGCCTTCCTGCTGGACCGGTTGCGGCTGTCGCCGTGGGGCGTGATCGTGCGGACCATGCGGGACGCCCCCCGCGCGGTGGAGGCGGCCGGCGTCCGCGTACCGATGATGAACCTGGTCGCGTTGGCGCTCGGCGCGGCCATCGCCGCGGTCGGCGGTGGCCTCTTCGCCTACTCGGCCGGCAGCATCACGCCGGACACCTTCACGCTCAACATCGTCTTCCTGGCCATCTTCATGCCGTTGATCGGTGGCTCGGGCACGCCCTGGGGCGCGGTCGCGGGTGCGGTGCTCGCCGTCGAGCTGACCCTGAACTTCCCGGCGATCCAGGCCAGTGGCACGCTGCTGCTCGCGTTGGGGGTCCTGGTGATCATGCTGGTCGCGCCGAAGGGCGTGATCGGATACGCCGACAAGTTGAGACGGCGCGCGATGACGCTGCCACGGAGGAGGCGTACCGGTGGATGA
- a CDS encoding dihydrofolate reductase family protein: protein MAKLIYSMVTSLDGYAEAAEGGLGTGADDQEVHTFINDLFRPVGTYLYGRRMYETMVYWETAHTEPDQPPHILQYARDWQAAEKIVYSTTLESVSSAKTRIERTFDPAAVRKLKAEADHDLTVDGPNLAAQAIAAGLVDEYHLFITTSVVGGGKRFFPDGVRLDLELVEERAFDSGLIYARYRTR from the coding sequence ATGGCGAAGCTCATCTACTCGATGGTCACCTCGCTCGACGGCTACGCCGAGGCGGCGGAGGGCGGCCTCGGCACCGGGGCCGACGATCAGGAGGTGCACACCTTCATCAACGACCTCTTCCGCCCCGTCGGCACGTACCTCTACGGCCGACGGATGTACGAGACGATGGTCTACTGGGAGACCGCGCACACCGAGCCCGACCAGCCGCCACACATCCTCCAGTACGCCCGCGACTGGCAGGCCGCGGAGAAGATCGTGTACTCCACGACGCTGGAGTCGGTGTCCAGCGCGAAGACCAGGATCGAGCGGACCTTCGACCCGGCCGCGGTGCGCAAGCTCAAGGCCGAGGCTGATCACGACCTCACCGTCGACGGCCCGAACCTCGCGGCCCAGGCGATCGCGGCCGGCCTGGTGGACGAGTACCACCTGTTCATCACCACGAGCGTGGTCGGCGGCGGCAAGCGGTTCTTCCCCGACGGTGTGCGCCTCGATCTCGAGCTGGTCGAGGAGCGTGCCTTCGACAGCGGACTGATCTACGCGCGCTACCGGACCCGCTGA
- a CDS encoding NAD(P)-binding domain-containing protein, which yields MTSATAAEAAAASPLVVVCLLDGAAVYEVLGSVDAAVAGKVLVNLTSGSPQQARAHDRWAGERGAAYLDGGYRCPSPSRCRHPDPPAVGCCLMGERTRRR from the coding sequence GTGACCAGCGCGACCGCCGCGGAAGCGGCGGCAGCGAGCCCGCTCGTCGTGGTGTGTCTGCTCGACGGCGCGGCGGTCTACGAGGTGCTCGGTTCCGTGGACGCCGCGGTCGCGGGCAAGGTGCTGGTGAACCTGACGAGCGGCTCTCCCCAGCAGGCCCGGGCCCACGATCGCTGGGCGGGAGAGCGCGGCGCCGCGTACCTCGATGGGGGGTACCGATGTCCCAGCCCATCCCGTTGCCGTCACCCGGACCCGCCTGCGGTCGGGTGTTGTCTCATGGGCGAGCGAACAAGGCGTCGGTGA
- a CDS encoding ABC transporter ATP-binding protein encodes MSAHELRVEGLSVRYGHASALTDAAVTVPGGTVTALVGPNGAGKSSLLLAAYGSVPATGRVFLDGDDVSRLRPAARARAGIAIVPQGRQLFPHLDVVDNLQVMAELLHLPRSAVQGALDRFPILRTRRRSLVGVLSGGEQQMLVVARALMGSPRVLLLDEMTTGLAPLVVQELGRTVTALAAEGVAVLLAEPALGVLRRMVSRGYVLVRGEVLTCEEGGGRALDDAYRAAMGVQRPRELRPAS; translated from the coding sequence ATGTCCGCTCATGAGTTGAGGGTGGAGGGGCTGAGTGTCCGGTACGGGCACGCCAGCGCCCTCACCGACGCCGCGGTGACCGTGCCGGGCGGCACGGTCACGGCGCTGGTCGGGCCGAACGGCGCGGGTAAGAGCAGCCTGCTGCTCGCCGCCTACGGCTCGGTGCCGGCCACCGGGCGGGTGTTCCTGGACGGTGACGATGTCAGCCGGCTGCGGCCGGCGGCCCGGGCGCGGGCCGGGATCGCGATCGTCCCGCAGGGGCGGCAGCTGTTTCCGCATCTCGACGTCGTCGACAATCTCCAGGTGATGGCGGAGCTGCTGCACCTGCCCCGTAGCGCGGTGCAGGGTGCGCTGGACCGGTTTCCGATCCTCCGGACCCGCCGGCGCAGCCTGGTCGGCGTGCTGTCGGGCGGTGAGCAGCAGATGCTGGTGGTGGCGCGGGCGCTGATGGGCTCGCCCCGGGTGCTGCTGCTGGACGAGATGACCACCGGGCTGGCCCCGCTGGTCGTGCAGGAACTCGGCCGGACGGTGACCGCGCTGGCCGCCGAGGGGGTGGCGGTGCTGCTCGCCGAGCCGGCGCTGGGCGTGCTGCGTCGGATGGTCTCCCGGGGCTACGTCCTCGTCCGGGGCGAGGTGCTGACCTGCGAGGAGGGCGGCGGGCGGGCCCTGGACGACGCGTACCGCGCCGCGATGGGTGTGCAGCGTCCTCGGGAACTGCGCCCGGCGAGCTGA
- a CDS encoding LLM class F420-dependent oxidoreductase: MGLKLGVLPVLGGPGAAEPGVTAAFVRQLESLGCESVWAVEHLLVPDAYHSSYPYDASGRMSLLPGDDIPDPLHWLTFAAAHTSRLVLGTAMLILPLHHPVALAKRLATLDVLSGGRLIAGVGVGWLREEYDAVGVPFSDRGRRADEYLDALRTLWSDAPATHHGATVHFDAVHSAPRPTRPGGVPIMIGGHSRAAVRRAARYGTDFYPLGVDAAGLAEMLELLRVECAVLGRDPVEVAVTSRAPATRAEADALRELGVARVVIRVDPRDPERVAATVDRYRHEVLGE, translated from the coding sequence ATGGGGTTGAAACTCGGCGTACTGCCGGTGCTCGGCGGGCCGGGCGCCGCCGAGCCCGGGGTCACCGCCGCCTTCGTCCGACAGCTGGAGAGCTTGGGCTGCGAGTCGGTGTGGGCGGTCGAGCACCTGCTGGTGCCCGACGCCTACCACTCCAGCTATCCCTACGACGCGAGCGGCCGGATGAGCCTGCTGCCCGGCGACGACATCCCCGACCCCCTGCACTGGTTGACCTTCGCGGCGGCGCACACCAGTCGGCTGGTGCTCGGCACCGCTATGCTGATCCTCCCGTTGCACCACCCCGTCGCCCTGGCCAAACGCCTGGCCACGCTCGACGTGCTCAGCGGCGGCCGGCTGATCGCCGGGGTCGGAGTCGGCTGGCTGCGCGAGGAGTACGACGCCGTCGGGGTGCCCTTCTCCGACCGGGGCCGGCGGGCCGACGAGTACCTCGACGCGCTGCGGACGCTTTGGTCCGACGCGCCGGCCACCCACCACGGCGCGACCGTGCACTTCGACGCGGTGCACAGCGCGCCACGCCCCACCCGGCCCGGAGGAGTGCCGATCATGATCGGCGGGCACAGCCGGGCGGCCGTCCGCAGGGCCGCCCGCTACGGCACCGACTTCTACCCGCTCGGCGTCGACGCCGCCGGCCTGGCCGAGATGCTGGAACTGCTCCGAGTCGAGTGCGCGGTGCTCGGCCGGGATCCGGTTGAGGTGGCGGTGACCTCGCGGGCGCCGGCCACCCGGGCCGAGGCTGACGCCCTGCGGGAGTTGGGCGTGGCGCGGGTGGTCATCCGGGTCGACCCGCGCGACCCCGAGCGGGTCGCGGCGACGGTGGACCGGTACCGACACGAGGTTCTGGGGGAGTGA